The Humulus lupulus chromosome 4, drHumLupu1.1, whole genome shotgun sequence genome has a window encoding:
- the LOC133830423 gene encoding uncharacterized protein LOC133830423 isoform X2 — protein sequence MLLRLKKTFDFKVIEADKASLSQQRKIEELEAQLQEAEDIVRDLREELSEVHAKLENTKKNQATALDERNLKRDTTTHENGISPINNQVESLNEQNLESDITTHENGLHNAESTFSQPNSQLDPEKNSGLHKILNGKFEGSICYSADNSHANQCYNDTPGFVSLVMRRKEPELYKNGCTQRIRAIERKLLDGDSPDSKLNNDAKDGTFIGRNDDGEGVHVMCTLKDENYVVQETPCTTKVTLIDYSHVLEIPYKSFRKKRRRAARYKKSLVTSCKNVPHNLVKENFQEESGLIVDNENELINSCMKTVEELGKETIPASSPKYDGIELNTPSRCADATGSHVEATGEDEASINKSDLTRRESLLVELEVPPCKTDLQEHKESEGKLGAKVSDLDNGVEGPPVGSKFLKYTFRRKRKKSALCSPEQNSSLKRNTAEKQNDSLEPQSSGLITDSSRDSRRLAQVAHQLISLSEKKWW from the exons GTAATTGAAGCAGATAAAGCATCTTTGAGTCAGCAGAGAAAGATTGAAGAGCTAGAAGCTCAATTGCAGGAAGCTGAGGATATAGTGAGAGATCTCAGGGAAGAGTTGAGTGAGGTGCATGCCAAATTGGAGAATACAAAGAAAAACCAAGCAACAGCACTGGATGAGAGAAATTTAAAGCGTGATACAACTACACATGAAAATGGAATTTCTCCAATAAACAACCAAGTGGAGTCTTTGAATGAGCAAAATTTAGAGAGTGATATTACTACACATGAAAATGGACTTCACAATGCTGAGTCTACATTTTCTCAGCCTAATTCACAACTTGATCCAGAAAAAAATTCTGGCTTGCACAAAATTTTGAATGGAAAATTTGAAGGTAGCATATGTTACAGTGCAGACAATTCTCACGCGAATCAATGCTACAATGATACCCCTGGGTTTGTTTCTTTGGTAATGAGAAGGAAAGAGCCTGAGCTGTACAAGAATGGATGTACTCAGAGAATTCGTGCAATTGAAAGAAAGTTGTTGGATGGAGATTCACCCGACTCCAAATTAAATAATGATGCAAAAGATGGGACATTCATTGGTAGAAATGATGACGGCGAAGGGGTACATGTAATGTGTACTCTAAAGGATGAAAATTATGTGGTACAAGAAACCCCATGTACAACCAAAGTGACCCTTATAGATTATAGCCATGTCCTGGAGATTCCCTACAAATCTTTTCGGAAAAAGAGGAGAAGAGCAGCTAGATATAAGAAATCTTTAGTTACTTCATGCAAAAATGTTCCTCATAATCTGGTCAAGGAAAATTTTCAAGAAGAGTCTGGTCTTATAGTTGATAATGAAAATGAATTGATCAATTCTTGCATGAAAACTGTAGAGGAACTTGGTAAAGAAACAATACCCGCTTCATCTCCAAAATATGATGGAATTGAATTGAATACACCGTCAAGATGTGCAGATGCTACAGGAAGTCATGTGGAGGCAACTGGTGAAGATGAGGCCTCAATTAATAAATCGGATTTGACAAGACGGGAAAGTTTATTAGTGGAGCTGGAGGTTCCACCTTGCAAAACAGATCTTCAGGAACATAAGGAATCAGAAGGCAAATTGGGTGCGAAAGTATCTGATTTAGATAATGGGGTTGAAGGTCCACCTGTAGGTAGTAAGTTTCTTAAGTACACATTTCGAAGAAAACGCAAGAAAAGTGCTTTATGCAGTCCTGAACAAAacagttctttaaaaagaaacACTGCCGAGAAACAGAATGATTCTCTGGAGCCACAAAGCTCCGGCTTGATAACTGATTCATCTCGGGATAGTCGACGATTAGCACAAGTTGCTCACCAG CTTATTTCTTTGTCAGAGAAGAAATGGTGGTAG